ATTTTTctatcataaaaaaacatgccaaCGTGTTAACTTCAATAGTGCACCTGCATTTATCCACCTCCCTTTCCTCTTAATATCAAAGACAAATTTTTGACAGAAGCTTTTACCATGAGAAACAGCTAGATTCACTCTTGTTTAGAGGCAAATAGTATCAGTTTCAATCCACAAATGCTGAGCTTCTTATGTTTATCTGCACAGGAAGAAGCATTTTTCCACATatcttttgtttcctgtttagTAAGCCTAATCCTATACTGctcttaaattttttttttcatgccctCTTAATACAAATCACATAATGCACACAAGAACGTATTTGATATGAAACACATATCTGTGAGCCCAGGTGCATGTTTATGTATACTCAAAGATGCTCATCATtacacaagcatgcacacaaatactgtatgtaacagtGCAGACACAAACCCAGAAGCACTgactctcaaacacacacaaacaatataatTCAAAACATGAAAGAGGACTTATGTGCAGGTATAGTAAACCTAGAGGGGGGattgaaaggaaaaaatatgaaaggaaTGTGTATGAACTTATCCctgttttaaagcttttaaacaAAAGTTTCTGCTCAGTGTCTCCACCAGTTTATAGGGACTATGTGTCATTTCCCCAATACACGCGACAATGCTTCAGGGATTGAGCCTAAACAGGCTGAGTTTATGCCTCTATATTATGTATGGCTTTTATGCAAATGCAATGGTGACAGTGAGCAAAAACCTTTGATCTGGGCTTCTTTGTGGCTGGAACAGTTAAAGCTGCAAAAGCATCATGAAAACAGAATCAGGAATGCAGCATAGATATTGTAAATAGAATCGAGGAACCTGATAACTTAACCTGCGATTTGAATAAAGAGCTGATATGTTGCCTCCTCCTGTAAAACCCCATATTTTTGTAAGGTTAATGATTGCATCCATACAAATTGGCTGTGCCATTACTGCAAAACAAGTTGTTTGATGACAAGATAACACATCAAGATTGTCATTTCTCCCCAATTAAAGAAAGCTTTTAGTAAAGCTTAAAGCTTTTAGAAGGTGTAACGAGTTGCTGAGCTGTCATAATAATAGGGTCTTAACCTAAATCCATTCCTGTCTCATTCATTACTACCTTGTAGTTCCTGCCAAGATCATaattgcaagaaaaaaaaagaaagctagcgtatcttttcattttcttttctcatttgtttcataaaaatgaACCATGTGATAGTGTCTTGAGCAATAAGTGCATAACAGAGAAGGTTTTAGGGGCAACACAGGCGGTTGACACAAGCTTGCACTTAACCAGAACTGactgttctgttttgttatttcattGCAAAACTTATCTGATCTGTTCAGTCATGTTGtgtttaaaaaggaaacaatggGTTATCTAATTGGAAATCTACATCTGCATACCACGGGCAAGATAGCGGGACCGCAAATATTTAGACTATTATGTTCTGAAAAAAATCATACTGAATGTtaattttgtgcaaaatgacaaccaaaacagaaacattagaAAAATATGCAAGTTAACACAACTTTTTAAATGtggtattttaaaatctttggcatactgtatatacagtattagcAATGATAGATGTGCTTTGCTGAACATTACGAGGAAGGGCGTGTCCTTACTGTATGCTCCTCTGATGCAGCCACTATGGAATAAAACTGCACCCTTTGTTTCAAATTTCAGCCCCACTTCCAAgtttaatacaaacacacagagcatgcTATGGAATCTATGCATGCAACAGAAGCAtaattttttattcataaatttcaatcagatttttttaaacgCTTTTGCACTCAGTCAACAGACACTCATACAAAAATAGCTCGagaaaaaaggtttattttattCCTCAGACTACAGTGTCAAGGTAAATACAGACAAGCTCTCAGTGTGTTTTATTAAGCTATGTGCCCTCGTCCTCCGGTGAGTCATCCTTTGATTTCCATTTCTAAAGATGCCATTCTACCGGATGCTATTGAAACAGACAGAGGCTTTGGCTATAAAAGGGGGATATTGCTGCCTGGATTTATAAACAAACTAAACTCTGATCTTAAGCAGATTTACAGAAGGGTAATACCCGGCTATACAGACACATGTCAGCAACAATACATCTGTTAAATCATGCACGTTGACTGTATTGGAAACAGTCTGCCAGGTAAAGGCTTGAAGTAGAGGGATGAATTTGCTCTCCAGACACATGACAGAAATACTGTTAGGAGGGGTCTCTAGTATGCCTGCTGGCCCATGGGCGTGAAAAGCTTATCCCACACCTCCACCTTCATGATGGCTTTCCCCAGGGGACACATGGTGGCTTTGATATCTAGGTAGTTGCCCACATAATTGATTCCTGACCCAGTTGCTTCCTCCCTGACAAACCCATGCTCATGCTGGTTTTTCTCATAGTACATTTCTTTATACAAATCCTTATCACAGTTACGGCCCTTTTTGTGGATGCCCACTGCATACCAGTTCTTGTACAGGTTGTAGTCCCAGGGAACTGAGAACATGATGGCCAGAGTCTCAATGTAGTCGTTCCGTGACTTCTCGAAAAGGTCGTAGGTCATCACACCAACGCTGCCTGTTGATTTGCCGCTGGACTTGGTGAAAGTGCAAACCTCCGTCTTTAGAGGACGCACTGTGGGTTGAGGTGGGTTGTATGTCTCCCCATTCTCAAGGTACACCCTAACCAGTACACAAAAAGACACATACATTGATCTTTTTGATCTCTTTAATACGTTTCATACAAGCCTGAAAATACATGTTTCCAAAACAGTCAGGGCTTACCTGGGGTTGATGAGGCAGTAGTTGTTAGTGAGATTCGTGATTTCAATGGTGACACTTCTCCTGCTGGTCACATCTGCTGCTACAGCTTCAGCTGACTCCGTCATGTTGGTATGGCTGTGAGTTCCgcttaaaacaaaagtcatttaAGTGTTAACCAGCTGAGCCAGTCAACTTCCCAGCTGTGACTAGCACACTGGGAATCATCAGAGTCACACTTATTACAGTATAAAATATCCTCCTGACCTCTGCTCTGCTGACATGCTCTATTGGCATTACATTGACCTTCAAAAGCGAACATAGACTGGCTCTGAGTTtatcaaaaatgcatttcagagGCTAATGAGATTTCGAAACAGTTAACAACCAGAGAATGGCTGCAGACTCTCTTTGCCTCATTAGAGAATGTACCTTTTCAATTACAGCACTAAGTACCATGCAATAATGACATTAGAGTGAAAACACTAGGAAATATGATCACCCCTTTTATCAACAGATATGAGATAGAAATCAAACAAATGCCCCATCAGGCTGCTATGCGCCTCTTCAAACTGCTTATTTGTTAAGAGTCATGTGATTATTGCTAATGATCCATACTCTGTGCTGTATCTTCTTTATCAAAGGCTTTTTCCCCAAATATCCTGAGTGACTTACCTGCTGAGAACCTCTGTTGGTGCTTGCAAGTCCCAAAGTGGGAAAAAAGTCAGTAAAAAGGTGGTgccagtagtttttttttcaacaaggaTGTATACCAGCACCCAGGAAACCCTCCCACTTGGAACACAATCACAGTTCAACAGTATACACCCTCTTTAAACACACGTTGATC
The genomic region above belongs to Thunnus albacares chromosome 17, fThuAlb1.1, whole genome shotgun sequence and contains:
- the apnl gene encoding actinoporin-like protein, which translates into the protein MTESAEAVAADVTSRRSVTIEITNLTNNYCLINPRVYLENGETYNPPQPTVRPLKTEVCTFTKSSGKSTGSVGVMTYDLFEKSRNDYIETLAIMFSVPWDYNLYKNWYAVGIHKKGRNCDKDLYKEMYYEKNQHEHGFVREEATGSGINYVGNYLDIKATMCPLGKAIMKVEVWDKLFTPMGQQAY